The following nucleotide sequence is from Xanthomonas hortorum pv. pelargonii.
ATGTGCACGTGCGGGTTGTCGGTGTCATGGTGGGCGACGGCCATCCAATCCAGTTTTGTCCCTAGATCCTGCTCCATCTGTTGCATCAAATCGCGGGTGTAACTTTCTAAATTCAAGTTCGCGCCATCTTCCGGCGAGACGATTAATCGGAACGAATGCCGGTCAGGTTCTGCCCGGTCCACGAACTGCGATGTCTGCTCGCGCGTGAGTTCGCCCGTGTCGGTAAACGGGCGGGCCGGCCCACCGTCCTTGTCTACGCCGTGGCGTTGCGCATAGTCCACGTGCCGCTGCATGGCGGCTTTTGCTCCGACCCGTGGTGCTGCAACCACGCGGGCCTTGATGGTGACGCGCTGCTGTCGGCTTCCGGTGTTGATCCTGACGCCAGCGCCGCGCCCAGCATGGTGCGTGGTTGCGCCGGAAATGCGCCCGGTCCGTGCCGCTCGCTTGGCAGCGCTTTTGACACGGCTGATGACTTCGTTGACCTGGGAGTTGTTACGCGCCTGGCGGCCCTTGGACAGGCGAACGCGCAGCGGCTTGTCGGTGCTGCTTGCACCCTGACTGCCCTTCCCAGCGTCCTGGTCTGGCCCTGCTGAGCTGCGCTTTTCACTGCCGACCACGGTCGTCTCCCGGCTCTGAAAAACTATGTTGTAAATTACAACATAGTTAAATGCCAATGTTGTAAGAAAAAGCTAATAAAAATAGTCAGTTAAAACCCACATACCACACACACTTTTATCTTGCCCTTCTTTATCGCTTCTCCGCTTTTGCCTTCCGACGCCCTCACCCCTCCGATCACACCCACCCTTCGCAGAAACCACAATGCCCGCCCTGGGACTGCTGTAGCGCGTCTCGCAACCGTCGGCCTCGACCAAGCCCCACCCTATCGGACGCTACCCGCACAACGCCGCACAAGCGGTCAGCGTGGCCTCGGTTGTGCAGCCTTCGGCCCGGTCCCTGCGAACCCCGTGGGCGCGGCTGCGGGCGACATCACGGGAACAGCATTGGCTTGGGCTTTGGTGGACCGGCGGCTGCTCGCCTTCCCGCTTGCCGGGAAGTTCACCGCCACCCCAGCCGCTTGCGACACCCAGCTCACGTAACCATTGCTCAATCCGCGCGACTCGTTGCCGGTGTTGTACATCGACAAGGCGCCCAGCAGCGCAGGCTTTTCGGCGCGATATTTGGCCCATGTCTGGGCGTAGTTCCGGGCCAGAATGGTGGTGCCAATTCGGATGTTTGTGCATGGGTCTAGTAGGTCAACCGGCGTCACTCCGAACTTGGTCAGGTGCTGCGAGTTGATCTGCATCAGGCCGATATCGGTACTGCGACCGGCCCGCACCTGTTCGATTGCGATCCGCTGGGCATCGTCAAACCGGGTCGGGTAGAAGCTACGGACCTGGTTGTTGATGGCATACGGATTGCCGCCACTCTCATGCTTGATGATCGCCTGCACGGTTTGCGGATGCACACCGATTGAGCAAGCGAGAATCACTGACATCAGGTCACTCATGATCGACTCCTTTCGAGGGCGCTTGCGTCCACAAC
It contains:
- a CDS encoding lytic transglycosylase domain-containing protein encodes the protein MSDLMSVILACSIGVHPQTVQAIIKHESGGNPYAINNQVRSFYPTRFDDAQRIAIEQVRAGRSTDIGLMQINSQHLTKFGVTPVDLLDPCTNIRIGTTILARNYAQTWAKYRAEKPALLGALSMYNTGNESRGLSNGYVSWVSQAAGVAVNFPASGKASSRRSTKAQANAVPVMSPAAAPTGFAGTGPKAAQPRPR